The genomic DNA TCTTGAGGAACACCCTGACACCGCCAAGGTCCTCAGCAAAGCGTGGAGCCTCAGTCAGAAGGGAAGGACGACCCGCATACTGGCGGAAAAGAGTGCGAAGTTTGAGTTGAAACTCTAGGTCTTTCCACAGACGCTGCCACGCTGCGTCAAGTTCCTCAATGGGACCCATGAGTGATTCAGCGACGAAACGACCGCCAAAATCCCCGTAATACGGACCTTGAGCATCCGCGAATGCCATCTAGGACTCCTCTCGAATTGCCGCGCGAACCCGTGCTTTCCGGTCGGTTTCTAACGCGGGATGCTGACCGGCGCTGACCATGTCTCGAAGCGCCTCAGAAGGGTGGCCCGAGGTCACCAGGGCTTCTCCAACGAGAACGGCATCTGCTCCCCATCGTGCGTACTCGAAGACATCATGAGGTCCCGTGACCCCTGACTCGGCGACTGCAACGACGTCGGCTGGGATGACGTCAACGACCTGTTCAACGACTCCGCGATCAACTGTCAGGGTCTTGAGATTACGAGCGTTGACCCCGATGATCCGTGCCCCCGCTTCAAGCGCACGCAGGGCCTCGAGACGTGAATGTGATTCAACGAGAGCCTCCATTCCCAAGGAATGCACGCGTTCAAGAAGAGACACAAGCACATTCTGTTCAAGAGCTGCAACGATGAGCAGAACAATGTCAGCTCCGTGAGCGCGGGCCTCGTGAATCTGATAGGGACTCACGATGAAGTCCTTGCGTAAAACAGGGATGTCCACGGCTGCGCGTACCGCGTCGAAATCATCAAGTGAGCCACCGAAACGACGCTGTTCCGTGAGCACAGAAATCGCTGTTGCTCCAGATGCTTCGTATATTGAGGCCAGAGCCGCAGGATCGGGGATCGATGCCAGCGCCCCCTTTGACGGGGATTTGCGTTTGACCTCTGAAATGATTGATACAGCGCCCGGTTGTGAACGGAAAGCCGCGAGGGCGTCCTTCGGATCGTCTGCACGCTGAGCGTGCTTCTTGATCTCCTCAAGCGGAATGCGTGCTTCACGCTCCGCGAGATCCTCAAGTACACCCGCGATAATGTCGTCCAGAACACTCATTGGTGACGTCCTCCTCGTGTCATCGGACTCTTCGATGCTATATCGCACACCTCAGCGATCCCTCAACGGCTCATCATCCGAGCGTGAGGAGTCATCTGAGGCAGTAGACGACGCATCTGCCAGGGTCGATGCGATGACAACGGATTGTAGAGCCGCTGCCGCTTTGTTTCGTGTTTCCTCGTATTCCGTTGCGGCAACAGAATCGGCAACGATACCTGCGCCCGCCTGAACTGATGCCACCCCATCAACCACACTGGCGGTGCGGATTGCAATCGCCCAATCGGCATCACCTGAGAAATCGAAGTAGCCAACCACTCCCCCGTAGACTC from Schaalia sp. ZJ405 includes the following:
- the trpC gene encoding indole-3-glycerol phosphate synthase TrpC: MSVLDDIIAGVLEDLAEREARIPLEEIKKHAQRADDPKDALAAFRSQPGAVSIISEVKRKSPSKGALASIPDPAALASIYEASGATAISVLTEQRRFGGSLDDFDAVRAAVDIPVLRKDFIVSPYQIHEARAHGADIVLLIVAALEQNVLVSLLERVHSLGMEALVESHSRLEALRALEAGARIIGVNARNLKTLTVDRGVVEQVVDVIPADVVAVAESGVTGPHDVFEYARWGADAVLVGEALVTSGHPSEALRDMVSAGQHPALETDRKARVRAAIREES